A region of Meiothermus cerbereus DSM 11376 DNA encodes the following proteins:
- a CDS encoding translation initiation factor 2 translates to MKIKWMLLLGFILSLSALAQSLETSLRGVSVTDAQARVEAAVSAQGLKVARTLNLGGQVKNFKADFPDYLLMVLEPEAGVLAAVQENVMTAIILPPTIYVHAARPGVVTVGTFDPDLMFAMLGVKNSKSRLLGAKLKAVIASLGLPRKVAPAMMPDPSSGMMPALMYWVEGGNVDELTLLIESELGNNGLNVLPSVKMGEVVGIQPCKSEWAYEMFMAQPAGGFAAPCRFFVAPMPGGVLVGAIEPMLMGIMPGVAQNQKTMGMLQEARRVMSQILEGVGGQPYRPQQ, encoded by the coding sequence ATGAAGATCAAGTGGATGTTGTTGTTGGGTTTTATCCTCTCGCTGTCGGCCCTGGCCCAGTCGCTGGAAACCAGCCTGCGCGGTGTTAGTGTGACCGACGCCCAGGCCCGGGTCGAAGCGGCCGTCAGTGCCCAGGGCCTCAAGGTGGCCCGTACCTTGAACCTGGGCGGGCAGGTCAAAAACTTTAAGGCCGACTTCCCCGACTATCTGCTGATGGTGCTGGAGCCTGAAGCCGGGGTGCTGGCTGCGGTGCAGGAAAACGTGATGACCGCCATCATCCTGCCGCCCACCATCTACGTGCACGCCGCCCGGCCCGGGGTGGTCACGGTGGGCACCTTCGACCCCGACCTGATGTTTGCCATGCTGGGGGTCAAAAACAGCAAAAGCCGCTTGTTGGGGGCTAAGCTCAAAGCGGTTATTGCCAGCCTGGGACTGCCCCGCAAGGTGGCCCCGGCCATGATGCCCGACCCCAGCTCCGGCATGATGCCGGCGCTGATGTACTGGGTCGAGGGGGGTAATGTGGACGAACTGACCCTCCTGATCGAAAGCGAGCTGGGCAACAACGGCCTCAACGTGCTGCCCTCGGTCAAGATGGGCGAGGTGGTGGGCATCCAACCCTGCAAGAGCGAGTGGGCCTACGAGATGTTCATGGCCCAGCCTGCCGGTGGCTTTGCCGCCCCGTGCCGCTTCTTTGTGGCCCCCATGCCCGGTGGCGTGCTGGTAGGGGCCATCGAGCCCATGCTGATGGGCATCATGCCAGGGGTGGCGCAGAACCAGAAAACCATGGGCATGCTGCAAGAAGCCCGCCGGGTGATGAGCCAGATTCTGGAGGGGGTGGGCGGCCAGCCCTATCGCCCCCAGCAATAG
- a CDS encoding rhodanese-like domain-containing protein, with amino-acid sequence MRRGWILLVLLSSFGLAQEMTPGALLQMGSFLKKINPASYLLYAAEAKDFVEVFEPFILDVRTAEERSRGFLPDSVHIHISQLPDRLSELPKEKDRPILVYCGTGHVSAVAAAYLRALGYREVKNLNGGFRAWLELGLPVQKP; translated from the coding sequence ATGCGTAGAGGTTGGATCCTGCTGGTACTGCTGAGCAGCTTTGGGCTGGCTCAAGAAATGACCCCTGGAGCGCTGCTCCAGATGGGCAGTTTTCTCAAGAAAATCAACCCAGCCAGCTACCTGCTCTACGCAGCCGAGGCCAAGGATTTTGTGGAGGTCTTTGAGCCATTTATCCTGGACGTTCGCACCGCCGAGGAGCGCTCGAGGGGGTTCCTGCCCGACTCGGTGCATATCCACATCAGCCAGCTCCCCGATCGCTTGAGCGAACTGCCCAAAGAGAAGGATCGGCCCATCCTGGTGTACTGCGGCACCGGCCACGTCAGCGCGGTAGCGGCGGCGTATTTGCGGGCCCTGGGCTACCGCGAAGTCAAGAACCTGAACGGGGGTTTTCGGGCCTGGCTCGAGCTGGGCCTACCCGTACAGAAACCTTAG
- a CDS encoding phosphoribulokinase, which translates to MPHRPFMLGIAGDSGVGKTTISSGIARLLGQERTTNICVDDYHKYDRKQRAELKITPLNPECNYMDIMEQHVRLLSLGEPILKPVYNHATGTFDPPLYIPAPRPIAEGNRHIPRAVVLEGLLTLFSQPMRERYHLKVYLDPEEDLRREWKVKRDVAKRGYTPEQVVADIERRMPDSRSFIWPQKEYADIVVRFYRPPGYDPEKPSTLSVRVTLKRSLPKLDLTEVLHSAYEDEPSVIRLEARKEADILDISGGMEPERAAVFERLIWEQLGQHAEHFNPELIGTFWDKGGQSYPLALTQLVIAYYLVHMREQAIQKGALAYA; encoded by the coding sequence ATGCCCCATAGACCCTTTATGCTGGGCATCGCAGGCGACTCAGGGGTGGGCAAGACCACAATCAGCAGCGGTATTGCCCGCTTGCTGGGGCAGGAGCGCACCACTAACATCTGCGTAGACGACTACCACAAGTACGACCGCAAGCAACGGGCGGAGCTCAAAATCACCCCGCTCAACCCCGAGTGCAACTACATGGACATCATGGAACAGCACGTGCGGCTGCTGTCGCTGGGCGAGCCCATCTTGAAGCCGGTGTACAACCACGCCACCGGCACCTTCGACCCACCGCTGTACATTCCGGCCCCCCGGCCCATCGCCGAGGGCAACCGGCATATTCCCCGGGCCGTGGTACTCGAGGGCCTGCTCACCCTGTTCTCTCAGCCCATGCGCGAGCGCTACCACCTGAAGGTGTACCTCGACCCCGAGGAAGACCTGCGCCGGGAGTGGAAGGTCAAGCGCGACGTGGCCAAACGCGGCTACACCCCCGAGCAGGTGGTGGCCGATATCGAGCGGCGGATGCCCGACTCGCGGAGTTTCATCTGGCCGCAGAAGGAGTATGCCGACATCGTGGTGCGCTTCTACCGACCCCCCGGCTACGACCCCGAGAAGCCCAGCACCCTCTCGGTGCGCGTCACCCTCAAGCGCAGCCTGCCCAAGCTCGACCTGACCGAGGTGCTGCACTCGGCCTACGAGGACGAGCCCTCGGTCATACGGCTCGAGGCCCGCAAAGAGGCCGACATCCTGGATATCTCGGGGGGTATGGAGCCAGAGCGCGCGGCAGTATTTGAGCGGCTTATCTGGGAGCAGCTCGGCCAGCACGCCGAACACTTCAACCCAGAACTCATCGGCACTTTCTGGGACAAAGGGGGGCAGAGCTACCCGCTGGCCCTCACCCAGTTGGTTATCGCGTATTATCTGGTACATATGCGCGAGCAAGCCATCCAGAAAGGAGCCCTGGCCTATGCCTAA
- a CDS encoding YqhA family protein has translation MNRFEQLVQTVLWNARWVMLLPVVGLLAGAVYFAVQTGLEVWRALGSGSLEKALPLMVGAVDLALLASVLIIFALGLYELFIAEVRFKRTEGGFENVLVVKSLSDLKTKLGQVILMILIVKFFEKAQAFSPKAALDFLFYAGAVALLGAALWLVQAEKTGK, from the coding sequence TTGAATAGGTTCGAACAACTGGTTCAGACGGTGCTCTGGAACGCCCGCTGGGTGATGCTTTTACCGGTGGTGGGGCTTCTGGCTGGAGCCGTCTATTTTGCAGTGCAGACGGGGCTCGAGGTCTGGCGGGCGCTGGGCTCGGGCAGCCTGGAAAAAGCCCTTCCCCTGATGGTGGGTGCAGTGGATCTGGCTTTGCTGGCCTCGGTACTTATCATCTTTGCTTTAGGGCTATACGAGCTATTTATTGCCGAGGTTAGGTTTAAGCGAACCGAGGGCGGCTTCGAAAACGTGCTTGTGGTCAAAAGCCTTAGCGACCTCAAGACCAAGCTGGGACAGGTCATCCTGATGATTCTGATCGTAAAGTTTTTCGAGAAGGCCCAGGCCTTTTCGCCCAAAGCGGCCCTCGACTTCCTTTTCTATGCCGGGGCAGTGGCCCTGCTGGGGGCAGCCTTATGGTTGGTACAGGCCGAAAAGACGGGCAAATAA
- a CDS encoding FAD-dependent oxidoreductase, which produces MSKVTRRKVLKAGAVAGAAAASSAFAQEFFSKPSSVLGPARGNRVVIIGGGWGGVSTARHLRRKNPNIEVVLIEKNPAFMSCPMSNLYLGGVKDLDFIVFDYANVAKAGVTIVNERAIEVNRAGRYVRTTSGIIFYNYLVVSPGIDYMYEAIQGYNEVKQFLPVGFKPWEHIALKRQLDNFEGGDLVLAIPKPPYRCPPGPYERAAMLAYYLKTNQIKGKVIVLDANPGPISKGPGFTAAYNDLYKDYIQYIPQAEVTAIDYAKKEVKTPLGEFKFDLANIIPPMKAGEIVRTAALGDRWANVRLPTFLSERDDRVYIIGDVIGNVPYPKSGQVAYNDGKIIAEHIAQRIAGKRPDEIANPLPDNICYSFVSSEESIWVSHKHNWDEAARQIRQQSTVDNNRSKPNGALALEWARGLWGDMFGPGA; this is translated from the coding sequence ATGAGCAAGGTAACGCGTCGTAAGGTTCTCAAAGCAGGTGCGGTGGCGGGGGCCGCTGCAGCCAGCAGCGCCTTTGCCCAGGAGTTTTTTAGCAAGCCCAGCAGCGTGCTGGGGCCGGCCAGGGGCAACCGGGTGGTGATCATCGGTGGGGGCTGGGGGGGCGTGAGCACGGCCCGCCACCTGCGGCGCAAAAACCCCAACATCGAGGTGGTGCTGATCGAGAAAAACCCCGCCTTTATGTCCTGCCCCATGAGCAACCTGTACCTGGGCGGGGTAAAAGACCTCGACTTTATCGTCTTCGATTACGCCAACGTAGCCAAGGCTGGGGTCACTATCGTTAACGAGCGGGCCATTGAGGTCAACCGGGCCGGTCGCTACGTGCGCACCACCAGCGGCATCATCTTCTACAACTACCTGGTGGTCTCGCCCGGCATCGACTACATGTACGAAGCCATCCAGGGCTACAACGAGGTTAAGCAGTTTTTGCCGGTGGGCTTTAAGCCCTGGGAGCACATCGCCCTCAAGCGCCAGCTCGACAACTTCGAGGGCGGCGACCTGGTGCTGGCCATCCCCAAGCCCCCCTACCGCTGCCCGCCAGGCCCCTATGAGCGGGCGGCCATGCTGGCCTACTACCTCAAGACCAACCAGATCAAGGGCAAGGTGATTGTGCTGGACGCCAACCCCGGCCCCATCTCCAAGGGCCCCGGCTTCACCGCGGCCTACAACGACCTGTACAAGGACTACATCCAGTACATCCCCCAGGCCGAGGTTACGGCCATTGACTACGCCAAGAAGGAGGTCAAAACCCCGCTGGGCGAGTTCAAGTTCGATCTGGCCAACATCATCCCGCCCATGAAAGCCGGCGAAATTGTGCGCACCGCGGCGCTGGGCGACCGCTGGGCCAACGTGCGGCTGCCCACTTTCCTCTCCGAGCGGGACGACCGGGTCTATATCATCGGCGACGTGATCGGCAACGTGCCCTACCCCAAGAGCGGGCAGGTGGCCTACAACGACGGCAAAATCATCGCCGAGCACATCGCCCAGCGCATCGCTGGCAAGCGCCCGGACGAAATTGCCAACCCGCTCCCCGACAACATCTGCTACAGCTTTGTGAGCAGCGAGGAGTCTATTTGGGTATCACATAAGCACAACTGGGACGAGGCCGCCCGCCAGATTCGGCAGCAATCTACCGTAGACAACAACCGCTCCAAGCCCAACGGGGCACTGGCCTTGGAATGGGCCCGGGGCCTGTGGGGCGACATGTTTGGCCCAGGGGCCTGA
- the soxA gene encoding sulfur oxidation c-type cytochrome SoxA: MQKRSLWIGFLLALGLGLSIALTQQQEVDPYKEAERQRELFRQTAGILPGELYAAQGEELFVQKRGPKNASLEACDFGLGPGKLEGALTQLPRYFADTKRVEDLETRIVSCMVRLQGFRPEEIKRDDVKALTAYVASKSSEMPINVVPKTSQEIAMYNIGRELWYHRAGDRDMNCAICHDSYAGGKVRLSPVRSPRQGLSNEWPAYRFEADKLYTLEDRIAFCYESVGIAAPEFYSEPYIALSIYMLAEATKGKNKFTELPGFTR, translated from the coding sequence ATGCAGAAGCGCAGCCTGTGGATCGGATTTTTGTTGGCGCTGGGGTTGGGCCTGAGCATCGCCCTCACCCAGCAGCAAGAGGTAGACCCCTACAAGGAAGCCGAGCGACAGCGGGAGCTGTTCCGCCAGACTGCCGGCATTTTGCCCGGCGAGCTCTATGCCGCCCAGGGCGAAGAGCTTTTTGTCCAGAAGCGCGGGCCGAAGAATGCAAGCCTCGAGGCCTGCGACTTTGGCTTAGGGCCGGGGAAGCTCGAGGGCGCCCTGACCCAGTTGCCGCGCTACTTTGCCGACACCAAGCGGGTGGAGGACCTCGAGACCCGCATCGTGAGCTGCATGGTGCGGCTGCAGGGCTTTAGACCCGAAGAAATCAAGCGCGACGATGTAAAGGCCCTGACTGCTTACGTGGCCTCCAAGTCCAGCGAGATGCCCATCAATGTAGTACCCAAAACCTCGCAAGAAATCGCCATGTACAACATCGGGCGTGAGCTATGGTACCACCGGGCAGGCGACCGCGACATGAACTGCGCCATCTGCCACGACAGTTACGCCGGGGGCAAGGTGCGGCTGTCGCCGGTACGCAGCCCCCGCCAGGGCCTGTCCAACGAGTGGCCGGCCTACCGCTTCGAGGCCGACAAGCTCTATACCCTGGAAGACCGCATCGCCTTCTGCTATGAGTCGGTGGGCATCGCCGCACCCGAGTTTTATTCCGAGCCCTACATCGCCCTTTCCATCTACATGCTAGCCGAGGCCACCAAGGGCAAGAACAAGTTCACCGAATTGCCGGGGTTCACCCGCTAG
- the fba gene encoding class II fructose-1,6-bisphosphate aldolase: MPLALGKDVLDKARREGYAVPSFNTNNLEITQAILETAEALKAPVFIQVSDGARKYAGLENLSNLVRDMASRVRVPVVLHLDHGADYKMVLQALRAGFTSVMIDASHHPFEENVHETKKCVEAAHAVGVSVEAELGRLQGIEDNIVVDAKDAFLTDPDEAARFVEATGIDYLAIAIGTSHGAYKGKGRPYIDHARLEQIAAKVSLPLVLHGSSGVPQWLKDKMAATGADLGDPTGIHDEDVRKAIPNGIAKINIDTDLRLALTAGIREVVVGNPKEFDPRKILGKGRDYLKQVIKEKFELMGTVGRA, encoded by the coding sequence ATGCCGCTGGCTCTAGGTAAAGACGTTCTCGACAAAGCACGGCGCGAAGGTTACGCCGTACCCAGCTTCAACACTAACAACCTCGAGATTACCCAGGCCATCCTCGAGACCGCCGAGGCCCTCAAGGCCCCGGTCTTCATCCAGGTCTCGGATGGGGCCCGCAAATACGCCGGGCTGGAGAATCTTTCCAACCTGGTGCGCGATATGGCTAGCCGGGTGCGTGTTCCGGTGGTGCTGCACCTCGACCACGGGGCCGACTACAAGATGGTCTTGCAGGCCCTCAGGGCTGGGTTTACCAGCGTGATGATTGACGCCTCGCACCACCCCTTCGAAGAAAACGTACACGAGACCAAAAAGTGTGTGGAGGCAGCCCACGCGGTGGGGGTCAGCGTGGAGGCCGAGCTGGGGCGTTTGCAGGGCATCGAGGACAACATCGTGGTTGACGCCAAGGACGCTTTCCTCACCGACCCCGACGAAGCCGCGCGCTTTGTCGAGGCCACCGGGATCGACTACCTGGCCATTGCCATCGGCACCTCTCACGGGGCCTACAAGGGCAAGGGACGGCCTTACATTGACCACGCTCGCCTCGAGCAGATCGCGGCCAAAGTTTCCCTGCCGCTGGTGCTGCATGGTTCCTCTGGCGTGCCGCAGTGGCTCAAAGACAAAATGGCCGCCACCGGGGCCGACCTGGGCGATCCCACCGGCATCCACGACGAAGACGTAAGGAAAGCCATTCCCAACGGTATCGCCAAAATCAACATCGACACCGACCTGCGCCTGGCCCTCACCGCCGGCATCCGCGAGGTGGTGGTGGGCAACCCCAAGGAGTTCGACCCCCGCAAAATCCTGGGCAAGGGGCGGGACTACCTCAAGCAGGTCATCAAAGAAAAATTCGAGCTGATGGGCACGGTGGGGCGGGCTTGA
- the rpe gene encoding ribulose-phosphate 3-epimerase, with protein MPKLLVAPSILTADFARLGEQIREAEAAGVDWIHLDVMDGRFVPNLTFGPLVVEAIRKVTKLPLDAHLMIVEPERYLADFARAGADWITVHFEATPHVHRAVQQVRELGKKAGLAINPGTPLEALLPLLPELDLALLMSVNPGFGGQKYIAASTERIRRLSGLRQHLNPTCLIQVDGGVKPENVAEVFRAGADVVVVGSALFNNRPVAENMDKLMGEVYAAGSR; from the coding sequence ATGCCTAAACTCTTGGTGGCCCCGTCCATCCTGACCGCCGACTTTGCCCGCCTGGGCGAGCAAATCCGGGAGGCCGAGGCCGCGGGGGTGGACTGGATTCACCTGGACGTGATGGACGGGCGTTTTGTGCCCAACCTGACCTTTGGCCCGCTGGTGGTGGAGGCCATCCGCAAGGTCACCAAGCTGCCCTTAGATGCACACCTGATGATTGTGGAGCCGGAGCGCTACCTGGCCGATTTTGCCCGGGCCGGGGCCGACTGGATTACAGTGCACTTTGAGGCTACCCCCCACGTTCACCGGGCGGTGCAGCAGGTCAGGGAGCTGGGCAAGAAGGCCGGTCTGGCCATCAACCCCGGCACGCCCTTAGAAGCCCTGCTGCCCCTGCTGCCCGAGCTCGACCTGGCCCTGCTAATGAGCGTGAACCCTGGCTTTGGTGGGCAGAAGTACATCGCCGCCAGCACCGAGCGCATCCGCAGGCTTAGCGGCCTGCGCCAGCACCTGAACCCGACTTGTCTGATTCAGGTGGATGGGGGTGTCAAGCCCGAGAATGTGGCCGAGGTTTTTCGGGCCGGAGCCGACGTGGTGGTGGTGGGCAGCGCCTTGTTTAATAACCGGCCTGTGGCCGAAAATATGGACAAACTGATGGGAGAAGTATATGCCGCTGGCTCTAGGTAA
- a CDS encoding metal-sensitive transcriptional regulator, which translates to MNPGKSTFSDPETLEGILRRLKRIEGQVRGLQRMAEEGRPFSELLDQINATRKAMDSVASVVLEEYLNAWEAQAAAGDAEISKGQIATILRKII; encoded by the coding sequence ATGAACCCTGGCAAATCCACCTTCTCCGATCCCGAGACCTTAGAGGGCATCCTCCGGCGTCTCAAGCGCATCGAGGGGCAGGTGCGGGGCCTGCAACGCATGGCCGAGGAAGGGCGACCCTTTAGCGAGTTACTCGATCAGATCAACGCAACCCGCAAAGCCATGGACTCGGTAGCCAGCGTGGTGCTGGAAGAGTACCTGAATGCCTGGGAAGCCCAGGCCGCCGCAGGCGATGCGGAAATTAGCAAGGGCCAGATCGCCACCATTCTGCGCAAAATCATTTGA
- the soxC gene encoding sulfite dehydrogenase, giving the protein MNRRKLLQLLSKGAAAGAFVKLSGGLAQSKIPQGATDTMKVLGATLREYGERSEFEKDVIRYISPNLRSRHTGADFSPLEKLEGIITPSSLHFERHHGGVPNVNPADYRLVIHGMVERPLMFSLQDLKRLPSVTRTYFIECAGNGQNGYRNPPDMTLTATRSRGLVSNSSWTGVPLSILLKEAGLKEGARWLIPEGQDAAAYTRSLPLEKALEDVLVAYAQNGEAIRPEQGYPVRLVVPGWEGSIQVKWLRRIQVTDTPVMSKDETSEYTDVMADGKIYAFTWVMDPESIITYPSGLQQIQRGFHEIRGLAWSGHGRIRRVEISLDGGKTWKQANLEPAPDALSVVRFKYNWVWDGRETVIMSRAWDEKGNTQPTQEEFFAKWARNNRYHYNAIQAWRIGADGKVVNGDKTLAGAPARLGAVGRGGCGGES; this is encoded by the coding sequence ATGAACCGTCGTAAACTGTTGCAACTCTTGAGCAAAGGGGCGGCTGCCGGGGCTTTCGTCAAGCTCTCCGGGGGTCTGGCCCAGAGCAAAATTCCCCAGGGGGCGACCGACACCATGAAGGTGCTGGGAGCCACCCTGCGCGAGTACGGCGAGCGCAGCGAGTTCGAAAAAGACGTGATTCGCTACATCTCGCCCAACCTGCGTAGCCGGCATACCGGCGCCGACTTTTCCCCCTTGGAAAAGCTCGAGGGCATCATTACCCCCAGCTCGCTGCATTTCGAGCGGCACCACGGGGGCGTGCCCAACGTGAACCCCGCCGACTACCGGCTGGTGATTCACGGGATGGTCGAGCGGCCCTTGATGTTCAGCCTGCAAGACCTCAAGCGCCTGCCTTCGGTCACCCGCACCTACTTCATTGAGTGCGCGGGCAACGGGCAAAACGGCTACCGCAACCCCCCCGACATGACCCTGACCGCCACCCGCAGCCGGGGCCTGGTCTCGAACTCTTCCTGGACGGGGGTGCCCCTCTCGATCCTGCTGAAGGAGGCCGGCCTCAAGGAAGGCGCCCGCTGGCTGATCCCGGAGGGGCAGGATGCCGCTGCCTATACCCGCAGCCTGCCACTGGAGAAAGCCCTCGAGGACGTGCTGGTGGCCTACGCCCAGAACGGCGAGGCCATCCGGCCCGAGCAGGGCTACCCGGTGCGCCTGGTGGTGCCGGGCTGGGAGGGGAGCATCCAGGTCAAGTGGCTGCGCCGCATCCAGGTCACCGACACCCCGGTCATGAGCAAAGACGAGACCTCGGAATACACCGACGTGATGGCCGACGGCAAGATCTACGCCTTTACCTGGGTAATGGATCCAGAGTCCATCATCACCTATCCTTCGGGGTTGCAACAGATTCAGCGGGGCTTCCACGAGATCCGCGGCCTGGCCTGGAGTGGCCACGGGCGCATCCGCCGGGTGGAAATTTCGCTGGACGGGGGCAAAACCTGGAAGCAAGCCAACCTCGAGCCCGCCCCCGATGCGCTCTCGGTGGTGCGCTTCAAGTACAACTGGGTCTGGGATGGCCGCGAGACGGTCATCATGAGCCGGGCCTGGGACGAAAAAGGCAACACCCAGCCCACCCAGGAGGAGTTTTTCGCCAAGTGGGCCCGCAACAACCGCTATCACTACAACGCTATCCAGGCCTGGCGGATTGGGGCCGACGGCAAGGTGGTCAACGGCGACAAGACCCTGGCCGGAGCCCCCGCCCGGCTCGGCGCTGTGGGCCGGGGCGGCTGTGGAGGTGAGTCGTGA
- a CDS encoding c-type cytochrome, whose amino-acid sequence MIKRNISLLVSSTVLLLGLGVFASQTAAAQTSPLYAQCQGCHQPTGAGIPGVFPPLAGHIPEVLAVKGGREYLIQVMLYGLQGQITIKGAKYQGVMPAYAQLKDEEIAALLNHISTQWGNKLPAGQKAFTADEVKAQRAKTMTAAQVLEARNKLGLK is encoded by the coding sequence TTGATCAAGCGCAATATTTCCCTACTTGTTTCCTCGACTGTGCTGCTACTGGGCCTGGGGGTGTTTGCTTCTCAGACAGCAGCAGCCCAAACCAGTCCTCTCTACGCCCAGTGCCAGGGCTGCCACCAGCCCACCGGCGCCGGAATTCCCGGTGTCTTCCCCCCGCTGGCAGGCCACATACCCGAAGTTCTGGCGGTTAAAGGTGGTCGCGAGTACTTGATTCAGGTAATGCTTTATGGCCTGCAGGGCCAGATCACCATAAAGGGCGCCAAGTATCAGGGTGTAATGCCCGCCTACGCCCAGCTCAAGGACGAAGAGATTGCAGCCCTGCTCAACCACATTTCCACCCAGTGGGGCAACAAGCTTCCCGCTGGGCAGAAAGCCTTCACTGCCGATGAGGTTAAGGCCCAGCGCGCCAAAACCATGACGGCGGCCCAGGTGCTCGAAGCCCGCAACAAACTGGGCCTCAAGTAA
- a CDS encoding cytochrome c biogenesis CcdA family protein: protein MTLSLPIAFLAGILSFLSPCVLPLVPTYLLYLGGQQGRPVRNAVFFVLGFSAIFLLLGLPFTLLGGWLFEYRDLLGRIGGGVLILLGLYMLGLKPKWGVNLRYQGPTDRPWGAFVLGIVLGLGWTPCIGPILGGILTLTATGGGIHLLVAYILGLAVPFLLVALFAERARGFLRRAARLSHAVEITAGVVLIAVGILLLTGTYTQLNSFFLKITPEWLQELL, encoded by the coding sequence ATGACCCTGAGCCTTCCCATCGCCTTTCTGGCAGGAATCCTCTCCTTCCTGTCGCCCTGTGTGCTCCCCCTGGTGCCCACCTACCTGCTGTATCTGGGGGGGCAGCAGGGCCGCCCGGTACGCAACGCGGTCTTTTTTGTGCTGGGCTTTTCGGCCATCTTCTTGCTGCTGGGCCTGCCCTTCACCCTGCTGGGGGGCTGGCTCTTCGAGTACCGCGACCTGCTGGGGCGCATTGGGGGTGGGGTGCTCATCTTGCTGGGGCTTTACATGCTGGGCCTCAAACCCAAGTGGGGCGTGAACCTGCGCTACCAGGGCCCCACCGACCGCCCCTGGGGGGCTTTTGTACTGGGCATCGTGCTGGGACTCGGCTGGACGCCCTGCATCGGCCCCATCCTGGGGGGCATCCTGACCCTTACCGCCACCGGTGGGGGTATCCATCTGCTGGTGGCCTACATCCTGGGGCTGGCGGTACCGTTTTTGCTCGTGGCCCTCTTCGCCGAGCGGGCCAGGGGCTTCCTAAGACGCGCCGCACGGCTCTCTCACGCAGTGGAGATTACGGCGGGAGTGGTGCTGATTGCGGTGGGGATTCTCTTGCTCACCGGCACCTACACCCAGCTCAACAGCTTCTTCCTGAAAATCACCCCTGAGTGGCTACAAGAACTGCTGTGA
- a CDS encoding c-type cytochrome — MRRKWFYVALSALALSALVLAQGRYQIGTPLSEQEVQEWNIRPSILANGVGLPPGEGTVDEGAKVYAVHCAGCHGATGEGGAFTRLVSEPFPITKEIDSVDFAIGNYWQYATTLFDYTRRAMPFATPGILSDSEVYAVVAYILYQNGVIDGSEPMNAQTLPKVQMPARALLELDPATQKRFPWIKLP; from the coding sequence ATGCGGCGCAAGTGGTTCTATGTGGCTCTTTCGGCCCTGGCTCTTTCGGCCCTGGTGCTGGCCCAGGGGCGTTATCAGATCGGTACCCCGCTGAGCGAGCAGGAGGTGCAAGAGTGGAACATCCGCCCCTCCATTCTGGCCAACGGGGTCGGGCTGCCCCCCGGCGAGGGCACGGTGGACGAAGGGGCCAAGGTCTACGCCGTTCACTGCGCTGGCTGCCACGGCGCTACGGGCGAGGGTGGGGCCTTCACTCGGCTGGTCTCCGAGCCATTCCCCATCACCAAAGAGATAGACTCGGTGGACTTTGCCATCGGGAACTATTGGCAGTACGCCACCACCCTTTTCGACTACACCCGCCGGGCCATGCCCTTTGCCACCCCCGGCATCCTGAGCGACAGCGAAGTATATGCGGTGGTGGCCTACATCCTCTATCAGAACGGGGTTATTGACGGAAGCGAGCCCATGAACGCCCAGACCTTGCCCAAGGTGCAGATGCCGGCTCGAGCCCTGCTGGAGCTTGACCCCGCCACGCAAAAGCGCTTCCCCTGGATCAAGCTCCCTTGA
- a CDS encoding Rieske 2Fe-2S domain-containing protein, with protein MDRRNFLDLLAKGASLGLLLKLSPLGMLEFVRAQSSATSFPKALLVDKAGNPFKLSSLKPHEPFVFAYPFAATPNILVNVDAELAPVDVKMPGGKNYRWPGGVGPRKSVVAYTSICPHAYSYAAPNLGAMGYYKPEGNRGPRMVCCSHLSAFDVARGGEVKGGPAPHALAAVALEYDAAKDEAYAVGFLGNPQFDEFFRAQNQALRDLFRTTARAREEVAKATVIPYAEHTKVPTTCPVLG; from the coding sequence ATGGATCGTCGCAACTTTCTAGATTTGTTGGCTAAGGGCGCTTCACTGGGCCTGCTGCTCAAGCTATCGCCATTGGGGATGCTCGAGTTCGTGCGGGCCCAGTCCAGCGCTACCAGCTTCCCCAAAGCCCTGCTGGTGGACAAGGCCGGCAACCCCTTCAAGCTCAGCTCCCTCAAGCCCCACGAGCCCTTTGTCTTCGCCTATCCCTTTGCGGCCACGCCCAACATCCTGGTCAACGTGGACGCCGAGCTCGCCCCGGTAGACGTGAAGATGCCCGGCGGCAAAAACTACCGCTGGCCCGGCGGGGTGGGCCCCCGCAAAAGCGTGGTGGCCTACACCAGCATCTGCCCCCACGCCTACAGCTACGCCGCGCCCAACCTGGGGGCCATGGGCTACTACAAGCCCGAGGGGAACCGGGGGCCCCGCATGGTCTGCTGCTCGCACCTATCGGCTTTCGATGTGGCCCGTGGCGGCGAGGTCAAAGGGGGACCGGCCCCCCACGCCCTGGCCGCAGTGGCCCTCGAGTACGATGCCGCCAAGGACGAAGCCTATGCGGTGGGTTTTCTGGGCAACCCCCAGTTCGACGAGTTCTTCCGGGCACAAAACCAGGCCCTGCGCGACCTCTTCCGCACCACCGCCCGGGCCCGCGAAGAGGTGGCCAAGGCCACCGTAATCCCCTACGCCGAGCACACCAAGGTGCCCACCACCTGCCCGGTGTTGGGGTAG